One genomic region from Leptolyngbyaceae cyanobacterium JSC-12 encodes:
- a CDS encoding glucose-1-phosphate cytidylyltransferase (IMG reference gene:2510094528~PFAM: Nucleotidyl transferase~TIGRFAM: glucose-1-phosphate cytidylyltransferase), which translates to MKAVILAGGLGTRLSEETAIKPKPMVEVGGQPILWHIMKIYSAHGINEFVICCGYKGYVIKEYFANYFLRMSDVTFDMCTNRMDVHAGNAEPWRVTLIDTGEHTLTGGRLKRVRDHIGDETFCFTYGDGVSNVNITELIQFHRAQGTLATLTAVQPPGRFGAIALAHGQTLITSFHEKPDGDGAYINGGYFVLEPEVIDYIADDSTTWEQEPLQKLAHLGQLSAYKHNGFWQPMDTLKDKNYLEDLWRQNKAPWKVW; encoded by the coding sequence ATGAAAGCAGTTATCCTGGCTGGAGGATTAGGAACTCGTTTAAGCGAAGAAACCGCCATTAAACCAAAGCCAATGGTAGAAGTGGGTGGGCAGCCAATTTTATGGCACATTATGAAAATTTATTCTGCTCACGGTATCAACGAGTTCGTCATCTGTTGCGGCTATAAAGGCTACGTTATTAAGGAGTATTTTGCCAATTATTTCTTACGCATGTCTGATGTCACATTTGATATGTGCACTAACCGGATGGATGTTCATGCGGGGAATGCGGAACCCTGGCGAGTGACGTTGATTGACACGGGTGAACATACGCTGACAGGTGGACGGTTAAAACGAGTGCGAGATCACATTGGTGATGAAACCTTCTGTTTCACCTATGGGGATGGGGTGAGCAATGTAAATATTACTGAACTGATCCAATTCCATCGAGCGCAGGGAACCTTGGCGACTTTGACAGCGGTTCAACCTCCTGGTCGATTTGGCGCGATTGCCCTAGCTCACGGGCAAACCTTAATTACTTCCTTTCACGAAAAACCAGATGGGGATGGGGCTTATATCAACGGCGGCTACTTTGTTTTAGAACCCGAAGTGATAGATTACATTGCGGATGATTCCACCACCTGGGAACAAGAACCGCTGCAAAAACTGGCGCATCTGGGGCAATTGTCGGCGTATAAGCACAACGGCTTTTGGCAACCAATGGATACGTTAAAAGATAAAAATTATCTGGAAGACTTGTGGCGACAAAACAAGGCTCCCTGGAAAGTTTGGTAA
- a CDS encoding putative transmembrane sensor domain protein (IMG reference gene:2510094529~PFAM: Adenylate and Guanylate cyclase catalytic domain; CHASE2 domain), whose translation MWAKLKQLFWQWRIVLIIGSSVAIFIIGLRLIGLLQSQEVALLDQFFRWRPAVPADSRIVLVEITEADIEQWGYPINDATLARVLEALKQQQPRVIGLDLFRDLPVEPGHAELVKVFNSTPNLIGIRKVAGGVVNPPPELNQLGQVAANDLVTDPDGKIRRGLVSLDDQEGQTIQGLGTALALQYLQAENIEPRVVDSAPGQIEIGKSMFFPLRPNDGGYINIDLGGYQILGDFRNLSQGFQRISLTHVLQGQMPADLMRDRMVVIGVSAESIGDFFLTPLSSGWFSRLPVRFSGVAIHADLASQILDAAIAGRSPMRFWAKSWENAGIVFCSFIGASICWSQRYRRPSDRRKRSRQFAHSRTAIALVLVVAILLVGSSYVAFLHRWWIPVMPALLALFISALMITGYVAQMATSMRQTFGRYLSDEVVANLLETPQGLKLGGEERKVTMLISDLRGFSAIAVRVTPEESLDIINLYLRTMTDVINHYKGLINEFIGDGIFVLFGAPIQRTDDSQRAIACAISMQLAMGEINAQLADKNLPTLEMGIGVHTGTVLAGNIGSDRRAKYTVIGSNVNLASRIETYTVGGQILASKDTLNDVGAILRIDGQLRIQLKGFQDEITLYEIGGIGGNFNVFLPKQEEMLVPLKQKLPIQLVVVEEKHLTKEVFHGTIVKLTEYSAEIHTDRALGLLTNLQLNLLVANQKAKGMGDIYAKVIARAAEDPTLMQIRFTAVPPEVASLFYYLWHSAKTNSQENEARETNRVEKAD comes from the coding sequence ATGTGGGCAAAACTGAAGCAGCTTTTTTGGCAATGGCGTATCGTGTTAATCATTGGTTCATCTGTAGCCATTTTCATCATTGGACTGCGCCTGATAGGATTGCTCCAGTCTCAAGAAGTTGCTCTACTGGATCAATTTTTTCGCTGGCGTCCAGCAGTCCCAGCAGACTCGCGAATTGTCCTGGTTGAAATTACAGAAGCCGACATTGAACAGTGGGGCTATCCAATCAACGATGCAACCCTGGCAAGAGTGCTGGAGGCATTGAAACAACAACAGCCCAGAGTCATTGGACTGGATTTGTTTCGGGATTTGCCTGTTGAACCGGGACACGCGGAACTCGTCAAGGTTTTTAATTCCACCCCGAATTTGATCGGCATTCGCAAAGTCGCTGGGGGTGTTGTGAATCCTCCCCCCGAACTAAATCAGTTGGGGCAGGTCGCAGCAAACGACCTTGTGACCGACCCAGATGGCAAAATTCGTCGTGGTTTGGTGTCGCTGGATGATCAGGAGGGACAGACGATCCAGGGGCTAGGAACTGCTTTAGCGTTGCAATATTTGCAGGCTGAAAATATCGAACCCCGGGTAGTTGATTCAGCACCTGGACAGATTGAAATTGGAAAATCCATGTTCTTTCCTCTCCGACCGAATGATGGTGGGTACATTAATATCGACTTAGGTGGCTATCAAATTTTGGGAGATTTCCGCAATTTGTCGCAGGGGTTTCAGCGTATTTCACTGACCCACGTGTTGCAAGGACAGATGCCTGCTGACCTGATGCGCGATCGCATGGTAGTGATTGGTGTTTCTGCAGAAAGCATTGGAGATTTCTTTTTAACTCCTCTCAGCAGCGGGTGGTTTAGCCGATTACCTGTGCGCTTTAGTGGAGTAGCGATTCATGCTGATCTGGCAAGCCAGATTCTGGATGCCGCCATCGCAGGACGTTCCCCCATGCGGTTTTGGGCAAAGTCCTGGGAAAATGCTGGAATTGTCTTTTGTTCGTTCATTGGAGCTAGCATTTGTTGGAGTCAGCGCTACCGCCGTCCATCAGATCGGCGTAAACGTTCCCGACAATTTGCCCATTCCAGAACTGCGATCGCACTGGTGCTGGTGGTGGCGATCTTGTTAGTGGGTAGTAGTTACGTGGCATTCCTTCATCGCTGGTGGATTCCAGTTATGCCTGCACTTTTGGCGCTCTTCATTTCAGCCTTAATGATCACTGGCTATGTGGCACAAATGGCAACTTCTATGCGCCAAACCTTTGGGCGGTATTTAAGCGATGAAGTGGTTGCTAATTTGCTGGAAACACCACAAGGGCTAAAGTTGGGTGGGGAAGAACGCAAGGTAACGATGCTGATTTCTGACCTGCGGGGCTTTTCTGCGATCGCGGTGCGAGTTACACCAGAAGAATCGTTGGACATCATCAATCTTTATTTACGCACCATGACGGATGTGATCAATCACTACAAAGGACTAATTAACGAGTTCATTGGAGATGGCATTTTTGTTCTGTTTGGTGCACCGATCCAGCGGACAGATGATTCGCAGCGAGCGATCGCCTGTGCTATTTCGATGCAACTGGCAATGGGAGAGATTAATGCGCAACTGGCAGACAAAAATCTGCCTACCCTGGAAATGGGGATTGGAGTGCACACGGGCACCGTTTTGGCAGGCAACATTGGGTCTGATCGACGTGCCAAATACACTGTGATTGGTAGCAACGTCAACTTAGCATCCCGAATTGAAACCTACACCGTTGGTGGGCAAATTTTAGCGTCCAAAGATACTTTGAACGATGTAGGCGCAATTTTGCGCATCGATGGGCAGTTGCGGATTCAACTGAAAGGTTTTCAAGATGAAATCACACTCTATGAAATAGGCGGCATTGGTGGAAACTTTAATGTGTTTCTGCCTAAACAAGAGGAGATGCTTGTGCCGCTTAAGCAGAAACTGCCTATTCAATTGGTGGTGGTTGAAGAAAAACATTTGACTAAGGAGGTGTTTCACGGAACCATTGTTAAACTTACGGAGTACTCAGCAGAAATCCATACTGACCGGGCACTGGGCTTGTTGACCAATCTTCAACTCAATCTACTTGTCGCTAACCAAAAAGCAAAAGGTATGGGAGATATCTACGCCAAGGTGATTGCTAGAGCCGCTGAAGATCCAACACTCATGCAAATTCGGTTTACGGCCGTGCCACCCGAAGTCGCATCGTTGTTTTACTACCTCTGGCACAGTGCAAAGACTAATTCACAGGAAAATGAGGCGCGGGAAACGAACAGGGTAGAGAAAGCTGATTAG
- a CDS encoding filamentous hemagglutinin family N-terminal domain protein (IMG reference gene:2510094530~PFAM: haemagglutination activity domain~TIGRFAM: filamentous hemagglutinin family N-terminal domain), which produces MPDMWGREFAYRESVKLPYRSSVFTQGMGWLGWAATIWGLSISSAHAQIIPDRTLPNPSSVIPGCTTCVIEGGTERGVNLYHSFREFSVPTGGEAWFNNAAHIQTILTRVTGNSISTIDGLIRANGTANLFLINPNGMLFGVNARLQLGGSFSASSASSIRFFDGSEFSAIAPQPPPLLTVNLAPGLQYGTPRGDIRNQASLAVLPLQSLTFYGNNVTSTGSLVAPGGMVQVLGDRVSLLDQARIDVSGIAGGGTALIGGAYQGEGTLPTAHVTEVGQAVVIQADALSNGNGGSVIVWADDTTRFHGTITAKGAEIGGNGGLVETSGKVHLTVGTAARVDVSAVQGSSGTWLLDPTSITVVAAGGIDPSVAAANANPGASTIDFTVINTALNTGNVTLTASNLITINPGTTLTIPASTTLALNAPTVNLNAAITTAAPTSLLTGAATTANLTPGANLQNGVDVALPGAIVNLAPGTYTQTQTVAIAKSLTLAGSGAANTTISGNDTVRVFNINAPNVVLDGLTIANGNVVGSGGGILHTGSGTLTITNSVLANHRATSATGEAAPFVGSPVSSPNPGVGGTTNGFGGAIYSQGILNISNSTFSGNSAQGGNGGSNVSFGSGGAGAGAGMGGAIFNEGGTVTISNSTFLTNQANGGNGGFGGPGFGGAGSGGGGIGGTGGAPGNNDSPGSFGGGGGGGGSFGGNGSTGGFGGGGGGAASGGTIGGFGGFGGGNGGAYGVVSAGIGGGGGGGAAGLGGAIFSNGGIVNILNSTFSANQVRGGDGGGTPADGSAQGGDGGSGNGGAVFGFNASVGLTNSTIANNQAIGGIGGIIYNGTTGALVGRNGEGRAGGISGNGGQITLSNSIVAGNTAAIDPDVSGGIASQGFNLVQIRGSSTGFISSDLPDGTNPLLGPLQNNGGLTQTHALLEGSPAINAGGRNATSRDQRGRLAVGIRDIGAFEFGAMDDPLPPPPSLPPLPSLLPLLPSPPPPFPPELDDFVKRIVRNATGTAQSGTQPIPAYLVSFLRSTNQDPFRVIAIGCNSTQQRFVVTGRGGVAASPTDVFGDDRSLVQLMEPVPTAAQPSSRKAIAPSRNLLPPNEIVEVRGWVTGQDGALYLVADSPAISNRPPIFPSLSCEAQAMP; this is translated from the coding sequence ATGCCTGATATGTGGGGTAGGGAGTTTGCTTACCGAGAATCAGTCAAATTGCCCTACCGCTCCAGCGTGTTCACACAGGGTATGGGGTGGCTGGGCTGGGCTGCAACTATTTGGGGGTTGAGCATCAGTTCAGCACACGCTCAGATTATTCCTGATCGCACCTTGCCCAATCCCTCCAGTGTGATACCAGGCTGCACAACCTGCGTAATTGAGGGGGGGACGGAACGGGGAGTGAATCTTTACCACAGCTTTCGAGAATTTTCAGTTCCAACGGGGGGAGAAGCCTGGTTCAACAATGCGGCTCATATCCAAACGATCCTGACTCGTGTAACTGGTAACTCCATCTCCACCATTGACGGACTGATTCGCGCCAATGGTACGGCAAATCTGTTTTTGATTAATCCCAATGGTATGTTGTTCGGTGTGAATGCCCGATTACAACTGGGGGGATCGTTCTCAGCTAGCAGTGCCAGTAGCATCCGCTTCTTTGACGGTAGTGAATTCAGCGCGATCGCGCCCCAGCCTCCCCCTTTGCTAACCGTAAATCTTGCTCCTGGTCTCCAGTATGGCACTCCCAGAGGGGATATTCGCAATCAGGCATCCCTAGCTGTTTTACCACTCCAGAGTTTAACTTTCTATGGCAACAACGTTACCAGTACAGGGTCTTTAGTGGCACCGGGCGGCATGGTTCAGGTTTTAGGCGATCGCGTTTCCCTGCTAGACCAGGCTCGCATCGATGTTTCAGGAATAGCAGGCGGCGGCACTGCTTTGATTGGCGGTGCTTATCAAGGAGAGGGAACCCTTCCCACTGCACACGTTACGGAAGTGGGGCAAGCCGTGGTGATCCAGGCGGATGCACTCTCCAACGGCAACGGTGGCAGTGTGATTGTGTGGGCAGATGATACGACCCGCTTCCATGGAACGATTACGGCAAAAGGTGCCGAGATTGGTGGCAATGGTGGTCTGGTGGAAACCTCTGGAAAAGTTCATTTAACTGTGGGTACTGCTGCCAGAGTAGATGTATCCGCTGTTCAAGGCAGTTCTGGAACCTGGTTGCTAGATCCCACTTCGATTACTGTGGTGGCGGCAGGAGGCATCGATCCCTCGGTTGCGGCTGCTAATGCTAACCCTGGCGCATCCACGATTGATTTCACGGTGATCAACACAGCTCTAAACACCGGTAATGTGACTCTTACTGCCAGCAACTTGATTACGATCAATCCTGGAACGACCCTGACCATTCCTGCCTCAACAACGTTGGCATTGAATGCGCCCACTGTCAATTTGAATGCTGCGATTACTACAGCGGCACCCACCAGTCTACTAACAGGGGCTGCCACGACTGCCAATCTCACCCCTGGAGCGAATTTGCAAAATGGGGTGGATGTGGCGTTACCTGGTGCGATTGTCAATCTGGCTCCAGGAACCTACACGCAGACACAAACTGTGGCGATCGCCAAATCCCTTACCCTGGCTGGCAGCGGTGCAGCGAACACCACGATTAGCGGTAACGATACCGTGCGAGTATTCAATATCAATGCTCCCAATGTTGTCCTCGATGGTTTAACCATTGCAAACGGCAATGTCGTTGGCAGCGGTGGTGGTATTTTGCATACTGGCAGTGGCACCTTAACCATTACAAATAGCGTGTTGGCTAATCATCGGGCAACCAGTGCAACTGGTGAAGCAGCTCCGTTTGTGGGTAGCCCAGTGAGCAGCCCCAATCCAGGCGTGGGAGGCACAACTAATGGTTTTGGAGGAGCCATCTACAGTCAGGGAATTCTCAATATCAGCAATAGCACCTTCTCTGGTAACTCAGCTCAAGGTGGCAACGGTGGTTCTAATGTCAGCTTTGGTTCTGGTGGGGCAGGGGCAGGGGCAGGCATGGGGGGGGCTATCTTCAATGAGGGTGGCACGGTAACCATTAGCAACAGCACCTTCTTAACAAACCAGGCAAACGGCGGCAATGGGGGCTTTGGGGGACCGGGTTTTGGGGGTGCGGGTAGTGGCGGTGGTGGCATTGGCGGAACGGGGGGTGCCCCGGGTAACAACGACAGCCCTGGGAGTTTTGGCGGCGGTGGCGGCGGCGGTGGTAGCTTTGGCGGCAATGGGAGTACTGGTGGTTTTGGTGGTGGCGGTGGTGGGGCTGCTAGTGGCGGAACGATTGGCGGTTTCGGTGGCTTCGGTGGTGGTAATGGTGGCGCTTATGGCGTGGTTTCGGCTGGAATTGGCGGGGGCGGGGGCGGGGGGGCTGCTGGACTGGGTGGAGCGATTTTCAGTAACGGCGGCATCGTCAACATTCTCAACAGTACTTTTTCGGCGAACCAAGTGCGCGGTGGGGATGGTGGTGGTACTCCTGCAGATGGCAGTGCACAGGGGGGAGATGGTGGTTCTGGGAATGGAGGTGCAGTCTTTGGTTTCAATGCCAGCGTCGGCTTGACCAACAGCACAATCGCCAACAATCAAGCAATTGGCGGAATAGGCGGCATCATCTACAACGGTACTACAGGTGCTTTAGTGGGTAGGAATGGGGAAGGGCGGGCAGGCGGCATCTCTGGCAATGGTGGTCAAATCACTCTGAGCAACTCGATTGTGGCGGGAAATACGGCAGCGATTGACCCAGATGTATCGGGAGGTATTGCCAGTCAAGGATTTAATCTGGTGCAAATCAGAGGCAGCAGTACTGGGTTTATCAGTTCCGATCTGCCAGACGGAACCAACCCTCTCCTGGGACCGCTGCAAAATAACGGTGGGTTGACTCAAACTCATGCCTTACTAGAAGGAAGTCCTGCGATTAATGCGGGTGGGAGGAATGCAACCAGCCGTGACCAGCGAGGACGCCTGGCTGTTGGCATTCGAGATATTGGAGCATTTGAATTTGGGGCAATGGATGATCCGCTGCCACCACCACCCTCCCTACCTCCACTACCCTCCCTACTCCCACTACTCCCATCACCTCCACCGCCATTCCCACCTGAACTGGATGATTTTGTTAAACGGATTGTGCGAAATGCGACTGGAACTGCTCAATCTGGAACGCAGCCAATTCCTGCTTACCTGGTTAGTTTCTTGCGTTCAACCAATCAGGATCCGTTTCGGGTGATTGCAATAGGTTGTAACAGTACCCAGCAGCGATTTGTCGTAACGGGGCGAGGTGGGGTGGCAGCCAGTCCAACAGATGTATTTGGGGACGATCGCTCGTTGGTGCAATTGATGGAACCTGTGCCAACGGCTGCCCAGCCATCCTCCCGCAAAGCGATCGCACCGTCAAGAAATCTTCTTCCACCCAATGAAATTGTGGAAGTGCGGGGATGGGTAACAGGTCAGGATGGTGCACTCTATTTAGTGGCAGACTCTCCGGCAATCTCTAACCGCCCTCCCATTTTCCCCAGTCTTTCTTGTGAAGCTCAGGCAATGCCATAA
- a CDS encoding protein of unknown function DUF928 (IMG reference gene:2510094531~PFAM: Domain of Unknown Function (DUF928)), with amino-acid sequence MVKNQPPSCLIALATTLLLGLSASPGLTKDPQILQTATLKSAVSASQPAVKQSPRSPVQPGSRNPKRFTFVLPTGAKSAPSDSVSGGRRNSGTCPSQQSSSVLTPETSAPFLTTLLPKIQLNERVVQLGQSVSEHPTLLVYIPQTTAKEVRFSLEDAQGKGLYRTALKVTGSPGVVSVPLPATSPGLEVGKEYRWVVSMICETAGPQNPFVEGIVRRVPLDTNLVKQLQQADPLEKAAIYARSGMWYEASASLFALSQSQPDNAELRLAWHELLQSVGLERMANTPLMNVN; translated from the coding sequence ATGGTTAAGAATCAGCCCCCATCCTGCTTAATTGCCCTTGCCACAACGCTGTTGCTTGGTTTGTCTGCTTCCCCTGGGTTAACCAAAGACCCACAGATATTGCAAACTGCGACCCTGAAGTCCGCTGTTTCTGCCAGCCAACCAGCAGTAAAACAATCGCCGCGATCGCCCGTTCAGCCAGGCTCTAGAAATCCGAAACGGTTTACTTTTGTATTGCCCACCGGAGCCAAAAGTGCTCCCAGCGATTCCGTTTCGGGAGGCAGACGCAACAGTGGCACATGCCCCTCTCAGCAATCTAGCTCCGTCCTAACTCCAGAAACTTCGGCTCCGTTTCTGACGACATTGTTGCCCAAGATTCAATTAAATGAGCGTGTAGTTCAATTGGGACAGTCAGTATCAGAGCATCCCACGCTTTTGGTCTATATTCCGCAAACCACAGCAAAAGAAGTCAGGTTTTCCCTGGAAGATGCACAGGGGAAAGGGTTGTATCGTACTGCCTTGAAGGTTACTGGTAGCCCAGGTGTTGTCAGTGTTCCCCTACCTGCAACTAGTCCTGGGTTGGAAGTGGGTAAGGAGTACCGTTGGGTTGTGTCTATGATTTGTGAAACGGCTGGTCCGCAAAATCCTTTTGTGGAAGGGATTGTGCGCCGAGTGCCGCTAGACACTAATCTAGTCAAGCAGTTGCAGCAGGCCGATCCCTTAGAGAAAGCCGCTATTTATGCCAGGTCTGGAATGTGGTACGAGGCATCGGCTAGTTTGTTTGCCTTAAGCCAAAGTCAGCCTGACAATGCCGAACTGCGCCTTGCCTGGCACGAGTTACTACAGTCGGTTGGCTTGGAGCGAATGGCAAACACCCCGTTGATGAATGTGAACTAA
- a CDS encoding hypothetical protein (IMG reference gene:2510094532), with translation MRPYVRWQPWVRKIGWYSCLALSVMALLLLPGAISPAKTAKTVLTSVTMIGTLTGSIQSQTHDGHDPFEQVQVGKALYTSGQFARAIATWQAAAAGFTAQQDDLNRAIVLGNLALAYQQLGQWAEANSAIATSLAVLQTRPATTQTRLLLAEAFNTYGSIQLAQGQAEQARFSWQQAVELFRQEQEQAGMVRSLINQTQAFRALGLYLKARSTLQEVNQILQHQPDSLLKAAGWLHVGDTLRLVGELNQSQQALEQSLAIAQRLQSAMDIAAAYVSLGNTALAQNQLEAANMFYQQAIATAPSPLLRVQAQLNQLRLWLAQTRLASVRELLPLIDTNLARLSVSRTAIFAHINYAESLMQLSKVQPTQATDAFISWIAQHLEMAAKQSRSLQDKRAESYAVGYLGALYEQQQQWNDAQALTEQALILAETSNTPDIAYRWQWQLGRLLNVQGQRSLAIVAYTNAFKTLGKLRNDLLTSQLDVQFSFRESVEPVYRELVALLLQPTPGQARSNEGGQKSLRQAREVIEALQLAELDNFFREACLTVRPVQIDAIDPEAAVLYPIILPDRLEVILSLPNQPLRHYSTPVPQPVFENLVRTMRESLSRETWEQDRHAIAKQLYDLLVRPAEAEMRASRVTTLVFVLDGSLRNIPMAALYDDQQRQYLIEKYSLALTPGLQLLPSQVMNLHPLKVLLGGLSEQRPGFPSLPGVTSEVQKIKADTTAKVLLNEQFTQAALQQQIQTAAFPVIHLATHGQFSSDPEKTFLLTWDGLVNVNRLDNMLQNRSSQTPVELLVLSACQTADGDNRAALGLAGVAVRSGARSTIATLWSVDDASTALFMAKFYQVLSRSSVKRADAVRQAQLSLLHQPEFRHPFYWAPFVLVGNWL, from the coding sequence ATGCGTCCTTACGTTCGGTGGCAACCTTGGGTTCGCAAGATTGGCTGGTATAGCTGTTTGGCACTGAGCGTGATGGCACTGCTGCTGCTGCCTGGTGCAATCAGTCCAGCAAAAACTGCAAAAACCGTGCTGACATCTGTCACTATGATTGGGACATTGACTGGTTCTATTCAGAGCCAAACGCATGACGGTCACGATCCGTTTGAGCAGGTGCAGGTAGGGAAAGCACTGTACACGAGTGGGCAATTTGCACGGGCGATCGCGACATGGCAAGCCGCTGCTGCTGGCTTTACAGCGCAACAAGATGACCTAAACCGAGCCATTGTCCTGGGAAATTTGGCGTTAGCCTATCAACAGCTTGGGCAATGGGCAGAGGCAAATTCTGCGATCGCAACCAGTTTGGCAGTGCTGCAAACTCGTCCCGCAACCACTCAAACCCGGCTCTTGTTAGCAGAAGCGTTCAATACTTATGGCAGTATTCAACTGGCGCAGGGGCAAGCAGAACAGGCGCGGTTCTCCTGGCAACAGGCAGTTGAGTTGTTTCGGCAGGAGCAAGAGCAAGCGGGCATGGTGCGCAGCCTGATTAATCAAACCCAGGCATTTCGGGCATTGGGACTATATCTCAAAGCTCGCTCTACGTTGCAAGAGGTGAACCAGATCCTGCAACATCAACCGGATAGTTTGCTGAAAGCGGCAGGATGGCTGCATGTGGGCGATACCCTGCGATTGGTGGGGGAGTTGAATCAGTCCCAGCAGGCATTGGAGCAAAGTCTGGCGATCGCCCAACGCCTCCAGTCTGCAATGGATATAGCCGCGGCTTATGTGAGTCTGGGCAACACAGCACTTGCCCAAAACCAGCTTGAAGCCGCTAACATGTTTTACCAGCAGGCGATTGCAACTGCTCCTTCCCCGCTGCTCCGGGTGCAAGCCCAACTGAATCAATTACGTCTCTGGCTTGCTCAAACTCGATTGGCATCGGTTCGGGAGCTATTACCCCTAATCGATACAAATCTGGCTCGATTGTCTGTAAGTCGAACTGCTATTTTTGCACATATCAACTATGCTGAAAGCCTGATGCAACTGAGCAAGGTGCAACCAACTCAGGCAACAGATGCGTTCATATCCTGGATTGCCCAACACCTGGAAATGGCGGCAAAACAGTCCCGCAGTTTACAAGATAAACGAGCAGAATCCTATGCAGTGGGCTATTTGGGGGCACTGTATGAACAACAGCAGCAATGGAATGATGCCCAGGCGTTGACTGAACAGGCGTTAATCTTGGCAGAGACCAGCAATACGCCGGATATTGCCTATCGCTGGCAGTGGCAGTTGGGGCGGTTATTGAATGTGCAAGGGCAGCGATCGCTAGCGATCGTGGCTTATACGAATGCCTTCAAAACGCTCGGTAAATTGCGGAATGATTTGCTCACCAGTCAGTTGGATGTGCAGTTTTCGTTTCGGGAAAGCGTGGAGCCTGTGTATCGGGAATTGGTTGCCTTGCTCTTGCAACCCACTCCTGGACAGGCAAGATCTAACGAGGGCGGTCAGAAAAGTTTACGGCAAGCACGTGAAGTGATTGAGGCGCTGCAACTAGCAGAACTGGATAATTTCTTCCGGGAAGCATGCCTCACAGTGCGTCCCGTTCAAATTGACGCGATCGACCCGGAGGCAGCGGTCTTGTATCCAATCATTCTGCCTGATCGCCTAGAAGTAATTTTATCCTTGCCGAATCAGCCTCTACGTCATTACTCCACACCTGTTCCCCAACCAGTGTTTGAAAACCTAGTGAGGACAATGCGGGAATCTCTCAGTCGAGAAACCTGGGAACAAGACCGCCATGCGATCGCGAAACAACTTTACGATCTGCTAGTGCGTCCGGCGGAGGCAGAGATGCGAGCAAGTCGGGTTACTACCCTGGTATTTGTCCTGGATGGTTCTCTGCGCAACATTCCCATGGCTGCTTTATATGATGACCAGCAACGGCAGTATTTGATTGAAAAATACAGTCTGGCGCTTACACCGGGGTTGCAATTGTTGCCATCTCAAGTAATGAACTTGCACCCGCTCAAGGTTTTGCTGGGGGGGCTGAGTGAGCAAAGACCTGGATTCCCATCGTTGCCAGGTGTAACGAGTGAGGTACAGAAAATTAAGGCGGATACTACTGCCAAAGTACTCTTAAATGAGCAGTTCACCCAGGCAGCCTTGCAACAACAAATTCAGACGGCGGCGTTTCCAGTGATTCACCTTGCTACCCACGGACAGTTTAGTTCAGATCCGGAAAAAACCTTTTTGCTGACCTGGGATGGGCTGGTTAATGTCAATCGCCTGGATAACATGCTGCAAAATCGATCAAGTCAAACTCCTGTGGAATTACTGGTGTTGAGTGCCTGTCAGACAGCAGATGGAGATAATCGGGCAGCCCTGGGATTGGCAGGGGTTGCGGTTCGTTCGGGGGCGCGTAGTACGATCGCTACCCTCTGGTCAGTGGATGATGCTTCCACGGCGTTGTTCATGGCAAAGTTTTATCAGGTATTGTCCCGGTCTTCTGTGAAACGAGCTGATGCTGTGCGACAAGCTCAACTTTCCCTGTTGCATCAGCCTGAATTCAGACATCCCTTTTACTGGGCACCGTTTGTTTTGGTGGGAAATTGGCTGTAA